The stretch of DNA GGGCACTTTTTGACAATCATTTTCATTTTCGGCATACTTGGTCGGTGACCTCTGAAACCACCACCGCGCGCGGGGCGGCCGCCGGGGACCCCGCGTCCGCGCCCCCCGCCTTCCGGGTGGAGGGGGCCGTCGTCGCCTACGACCGCGACCCGGTCCTGCGCGGCGTGGACCTCACCGTGCCGCGCGGGCAGACCCTCGCCATCCTCGGCGCCAACGGCTCGGGCAAGTCCACCCTGATGCGGGCCATGCTCGGCGTCACCCCGCTCACCGCCGGCGCGGTCCAGGTGCACGGCACCCCGCTGCGCCGGTTCCGCGACTGGGGCCGGATCGGCTACGTCCCGCAGCGGCTCTTCGTCGGCGGCGGCGTGCCGGCCACGGTGCGCGAGGTCGTCGCCTCCGGCCAGGTCTCGACGCGGCGGCGGCTGCACCGGGCGACCAGGGGCGAGCGCGCCGCCGTGCAGGAGGCGCTGGAGGCCGTCGGGCTCGCCGGCCGCGCCCGCGCCGCGGTGCACGAGCTCTCCGGCGGCCAGCAGCAGCGGGTGCTGATCGCCCGCGCGCTGGCCGGCCGCCCGGACACCTTCCTGATGGACGAGCCGATGGCCGGGGTCGACGCGGAGAACCAGCTGGCGCTGGCCTCCACCATCGCCCGGCTGCGGGAGAGCGGCGCCACCGTGGTCCTGGTGCTGCACGAGACCGGCCCGCTGGAGACGCTCATCGAGCGGGCCGTGGTGCTCTCGCACGGGGAGATCGCGCACGACGGGGCGGCGCCCCGCCCCACCGGGGACTGCGCCCGCCCCGGCCACGACCACGTCCACCCGCACGAGGACGGCGCCGGTCCCGCCGGCGGCGTCGCCCTGCCCGC from Nocardiopsis composta encodes:
- a CDS encoding metal ABC transporter ATP-binding protein, with the protein product MTSETTTARGAAAGDPASAPPAFRVEGAVVAYDRDPVLRGVDLTVPRGQTLAILGANGSGKSTLMRAMLGVTPLTAGAVQVHGTPLRRFRDWGRIGYVPQRLFVGGGVPATVREVVASGQVSTRRRLHRATRGERAAVQEALEAVGLAGRARAAVHELSGGQQQRVLIARALAGRPDTFLMDEPMAGVDAENQLALASTIARLRESGATVVLVLHETGPLETLIERAVVLSHGEIAHDGAAPRPTGDCARPGHDHVHPHEDGAGPAGGVALPAVTGAEVPRRD